A genomic stretch from Lysobacter soyae includes:
- the ppsR gene encoding posphoenolpyruvate synthetase regulatory kinase/phosphorylase PpsR yields the protein MPGARPIFYVSDGTGITAETIGHSLLTQFTETEFKSDRMPFIDTDAKAHEAARNIRAAGEAAGERPVVVSSCVNQDIAEIIAGSGALVLDIFEPFIAPLERELGKSRQPRVGKAHGIVNFDSYHQRINAMNYALTHDDGVRLDYKDAEVILLGVSRAGKTPTCVYLALHHGVRAANYPLTEEDLETDRLPAKLRPYKNKIFGLTIDPDRLHQIRQERRPDSRYAALDTCKREIAAADVIFRTEGIPVLSTTHASIEEISSRVLEALGINREMY from the coding sequence ATGCCGGGTGCACGTCCAATTTTCTATGTCTCCGATGGCACCGGCATCACAGCGGAAACCATCGGCCACAGTTTGCTGACGCAATTCACTGAAACCGAGTTCAAAAGCGACCGCATGCCGTTCATCGATACGGATGCCAAAGCGCATGAGGCGGCGCGCAACATCCGGGCAGCCGGCGAGGCGGCCGGAGAGCGGCCCGTGGTGGTGAGCTCCTGCGTGAATCAAGACATTGCCGAGATCATTGCCGGCAGCGGCGCGTTGGTACTGGACATCTTTGAGCCGTTCATCGCACCACTTGAACGTGAGCTCGGTAAATCGCGCCAACCGCGCGTGGGTAAAGCGCACGGTATCGTCAACTTCGACAGTTATCACCAGCGCATCAATGCGATGAATTACGCCTTGACCCACGATGACGGCGTGCGTCTGGATTACAAGGATGCCGAGGTGATCCTGTTGGGCGTTTCGCGGGCAGGGAAGACACCCACCTGTGTCTATCTCGCATTGCATCACGGCGTTCGCGCCGCCAACTATCCGCTCACGGAAGAGGATCTGGAAACCGATCGCCTTCCGGCCAAATTGCGGCCCTACAAAAACAAGATTTTCGGTCTCACGATCGATCCTGATCGTTTGCACCAGATCCGTCAGGAACGACGTCCGGATTCTCGCTATGCCGCGTTGGACACCTGCAAGCGGGAAATTGCGGCCGCCGATGTGATTTTTCGCACCGAGGGCATCCCCGTTCTGTCCACGACGCATGCCTCCATCGAAGAAATTTCCAGCCGCGTGTTGGAAGCCTTGGGCATCAATCGTGAGATGTACTGA
- a CDS encoding DUF1249 domain-containing protein, with the protein MTKILDRTDQWARLSSFRWLMGLYAENHVKLEKLFAPAQRAPGTYFSQGSDGLIVRADVLEQHRFTTELRLTYTVEDPETGTLDPSAFIRAYRDAHQAEATHCRAGRNWQDAIGMFPPPEKMIDHRLRMNIFLGKWLDYLASQGHAADSFDASPLHEASVA; encoded by the coding sequence ATGACGAAAATTCTTGACCGCACCGATCAATGGGCACGCCTCAGCAGTTTTCGATGGCTGATGGGTTTGTACGCCGAGAATCACGTCAAGCTCGAAAAGTTGTTTGCCCCGGCGCAACGCGCACCCGGCACGTATTTCTCGCAAGGCTCGGACGGTTTGATCGTTCGCGCGGATGTGCTCGAGCAACATCGTTTCACTACCGAATTGCGGCTGACGTACACGGTGGAAGACCCGGAAACGGGCACCTTGGATCCGTCTGCATTCATCCGCGCGTATCGGGATGCGCATCAGGCCGAGGCGACCCATTGCAGGGCAGGGCGAAACTGGCAAGACGCCATCGGCATGTTCCCGCCGCCGGAAAAAATGATCGACCATCGCCTGCGAATGAACATTTTTTTGGGTAAATGGCTGGACTATTTGGCGTCTCAAGGGCATGCTGCAGATAGCTTCGATGCCAGCCCGCTGCACGAAGCTTCGGTGGCATGA
- a CDS encoding FKBP-type peptidyl-prolyl cis-trans isomerase: MRKTLGLILIAGALMTTSAFAADKTLKNEREKFSYMVGMDVGKSIAPAAADLDPAALEKAIRNALAGNKPLVSGAAATRASEVMKARVASRKRGKSVGALPKDVSKQTISYLVGHAVGTPLTEMKADFDLAPLMQGALDRMSGQKTQLSDDQAAALRNAYIRKNIDDAARAGADYKRANEAFLQKNKAEDGVTTTASGLQYKILKQGAGAAPLRTSTVRVKYEGRLIDGSVFDATENAPAEFPLNRVIQGWTEGLQLMKPGSKFRFFIPAYLAYGEKGASSSIPPNSTLIFDVELISVVR; encoded by the coding sequence ATGCGCAAAACATTGGGCCTGATCCTGATCGCCGGGGCCTTGATGACGACGTCTGCCTTTGCGGCGGACAAAACGCTTAAGAACGAGCGTGAGAAGTTCAGCTATATGGTGGGCATGGACGTCGGCAAGTCCATCGCGCCGGCGGCCGCGGACTTGGATCCGGCGGCGCTGGAGAAGGCGATTCGCAATGCTTTGGCCGGCAACAAACCCCTCGTATCCGGGGCGGCGGCGACGCGCGCCAGCGAGGTCATGAAAGCGCGGGTGGCCAGCCGCAAACGCGGCAAGAGTGTCGGTGCCTTGCCGAAGGATGTCAGCAAGCAGACCATCTCCTACTTGGTGGGACACGCAGTGGGTACGCCGCTGACGGAAATGAAAGCGGACTTTGATCTGGCGCCGTTGATGCAAGGTGCGTTGGACCGCATGTCGGGTCAGAAAACCCAGTTGAGTGACGACCAAGCCGCGGCACTTCGAAACGCCTACATCCGTAAAAACATCGATGATGCGGCGCGCGCGGGCGCGGACTACAAACGCGCGAACGAAGCCTTCTTGCAAAAGAACAAGGCCGAAGACGGTGTGACAACCACCGCCAGCGGGCTGCAATACAAAATCTTGAAGCAGGGCGCGGGTGCGGCGCCCTTGCGTACCTCCACTGTGCGGGTGAAATACGAAGGACGCCTCATTGATGGCAGCGTGTTCGATGCCACCGAAAATGCGCCGGCGGAATTTCCCTTGAACCGTGTCATTCAGGGCTGGACCGAAGGTTTGCAGCTGATGAAACCCGGTTCGAAGTTCCGGTTTTTCATTCCCGCCTATCTGGCCTATGGCGAAAAAGGCGCATCTTCGTCCATTCCGCCGAACTCCACCCTGATTTTCGATGTCGAACTTATCAGCGTGGTTCGATAA
- a CDS encoding FKBP-type peptidyl-prolyl cis-trans isomerase, with product MSIRKVALPMLAAATVALMGCNKPDGAGNKDDAKTGAAADAKDVAKTDIPGLKTEREQVSYMVGLDMGRTLKPAKDDIDLDTMMKGIKDELAGGKKLMDEKQADAIREAFGQKMQAKQIAEMLADQKKNAEAGAKFLAENGKKEGVKTTASGLQYSVITEGTGPKPKATDFVKVHYKGTLLDGKEFDSSYTRNEPTMFPVNRVIPGWSEGVQLMPVGSKYKFWIPSNLAYGEQGTPGGPIPPNAMLTFEVELLSIEKAPPMPKGAK from the coding sequence ATGTCGATTCGCAAAGTCGCCTTGCCGATGCTGGCAGCCGCAACCGTGGCCTTGATGGGTTGTAACAAGCCCGACGGTGCCGGAAACAAAGATGATGCCAAGACGGGCGCCGCGGCCGATGCCAAGGACGTCGCCAAAACAGATATCCCCGGGCTCAAAACAGAACGCGAACAAGTGAGCTACATGGTGGGTCTCGACATGGGCCGCACCTTGAAGCCGGCGAAAGACGATATCGACCTCGACACCATGATGAAAGGTATCAAGGACGAATTGGCCGGTGGCAAGAAATTGATGGACGAAAAGCAAGCCGACGCGATCCGCGAAGCCTTCGGTCAAAAGATGCAAGCCAAGCAAATTGCCGAGATGTTGGCTGACCAGAAAAAGAACGCCGAAGCAGGCGCGAAATTCCTGGCGGAAAACGGCAAGAAGGAAGGCGTGAAGACCACGGCCTCGGGTCTGCAATATTCCGTCATCACTGAGGGCACCGGCCCGAAGCCGAAGGCCACCGATTTCGTGAAGGTCCATTACAAGGGCACCTTGCTCGACGGCAAGGAATTCGACAGCTCCTACACCCGCAATGAGCCGACCATGTTCCCGGTCAACCGCGTGATTCCGGGTTGGTCCGAAGGCGTGCAGTTGATGCCGGTCGGCAGCAAGTACAAGTTCTGGATTCCTTCGAATCTCGCCTACGGCGAGCAAGGCACCCCGGGCGGTCCGATTCCGCCGAATGCCATGCTGACCTTCGAGGTCGAACTTTTGAGCATCGAAAAAGCGCCGCCGATGCCCAAGGGCGCGAAGTAA
- a CDS encoding UDP-glucose dehydrogenase family protein encodes MKVVIFGTGYVGLVTGTCLAEVGHDVTCVDIDIAKVEGLNNGVIPIYEPGLAPMVKDNHASGRLNFTTDAVAAIQTGDVIFIAVGTPPDEDGSADLQYVLKVASTIGENIHRPVIVVNKSTVPVGTADKVRAEIERALKARNASVKFDVVSNPEFLKEGDAVKDCMRPDRIVIGADNEDAVMVMRRIYAPFNRNHDRMVTMDIRSAELTKYAANAMLATKISFMNEIANIAERVGADIEHVRKGIGSDPRIGWHFIYPGAGYGGSCFPKDVQALERTATQVGYRAELLGAVEAVNDRQKSHLFELMVRHYGSAQALRGKNIALWGLAFKPNTDDMREASSRRLIALLLEAGAKVRAYDPEAAHEAKRIFGDVAGLEIVPRATDALAQADALVIVTEWKQFRSPDFNALGHALADRVIFDGRNLYEPAEVEGHGLAYWAIGRGRSTRVEPE; translated from the coding sequence ATGAAAGTCGTCATTTTCGGTACCGGCTATGTGGGATTGGTCACCGGCACCTGCCTTGCCGAGGTCGGACACGATGTCACCTGTGTGGATATCGATATCGCCAAGGTGGAAGGTTTGAACAACGGTGTGATCCCCATCTATGAGCCGGGCCTGGCGCCGATGGTGAAGGACAATCACGCATCCGGACGTCTGAATTTCACGACCGATGCCGTCGCCGCCATTCAAACCGGCGACGTCATTTTTATTGCCGTTGGCACGCCGCCCGACGAGGACGGCAGTGCCGATCTTCAATACGTGTTGAAGGTGGCGAGCACCATCGGCGAAAACATCCATCGCCCGGTCATTGTTGTCAATAAATCCACCGTGCCGGTGGGTACCGCGGACAAAGTCCGGGCCGAGATCGAACGCGCATTGAAAGCCCGGAACGCCTCGGTCAAATTCGATGTGGTGTCCAATCCCGAATTCTTGAAAGAGGGTGATGCGGTCAAAGATTGCATGCGTCCTGATCGGATCGTGATCGGTGCCGACAATGAAGATGCAGTCATGGTGATGCGTCGCATCTATGCGCCTTTCAATCGCAACCACGACCGAATGGTCACCATGGATATCCGCTCAGCCGAACTGACCAAATATGCCGCGAACGCCATGCTCGCGACCAAGATCAGTTTCATGAACGAGATCGCCAATATCGCCGAGCGCGTCGGTGCGGATATCGAGCATGTCCGCAAGGGCATCGGCTCTGATCCGCGCATCGGTTGGCACTTCATTTACCCGGGTGCCGGATACGGCGGTTCGTGTTTTCCCAAAGACGTACAGGCTTTGGAACGGACTGCGACTCAGGTCGGCTACCGCGCGGAATTGCTCGGTGCGGTAGAGGCGGTCAATGACCGTCAAAAGTCCCATCTGTTCGAACTGATGGTGCGCCACTATGGCAGCGCGCAAGCGCTTCGCGGCAAGAACATCGCACTGTGGGGCCTGGCATTCAAACCCAACACCGACGACATGCGCGAGGCGTCCAGTCGCCGTTTGATCGCATTGCTGCTCGAAGCGGGCGCAAAGGTTCGCGCTTACGATCCTGAGGCGGCGCACGAGGCCAAACGCATTTTCGGCGACGTCGCCGGTTTGGAGATTGTGCCGCGCGCGACCGATGCGTTGGCGCAGGCCGATGCCTTGGTGATTGTCACGGAGTGGAAGCAATTCCGCAGCCCCGATTTCAATGCTTTGGGTCATGCCTTGGCCGATCGCGTGATTTTCGACGGGCGCAATTTGTACGAGCCGGCGGAAGTCGAGGGCCACGGTTTGGCGTACTGGGCGATCGGACGCGGCCGTTCGACGCGCGTGGAGCCCGAATGA
- a CDS encoding SlyX family protein — translation MTIEDRLIELESRVAFQDHTIQALNDALAEARMELGKQQLVLKRVVEELKSARGAGVSIDAADEPPPPHY, via the coding sequence ATGACCATCGAAGACCGTTTGATCGAACTTGAATCGCGCGTGGCGTTTCAGGATCACACGATTCAAGCATTGAACGACGCCTTGGCTGAAGCACGCATGGAATTGGGCAAGCAACAATTGGTGCTCAAACGCGTTGTCGAGGAGTTGAAATCCGCACGGGGCGCCGGCGTCAGTATTGATGCCGCAGACGAACCGCCACCTCCGCATTACTGA
- a CDS encoding DUF2058 domain-containing protein — protein sequence MTDSLRDQLMGLGFKQSTPEKKPAAKSARGKPHTPKGSGNRSDASKKPRGQRPPGKATSSEEFDLARAYAARNAQEQRERAEAERLAQEQARLKREARAKLNAFLTGKTLNDEAAEIARHFEYGGKIKRVYVTESQLKALNAGELGVVQQNGRYLLVTAETLSEAEKIFAQAVALKIDPGAPTEDDPYSDPAYQVPDDLVW from the coding sequence ATGACAGATTCATTGCGTGATCAACTCATGGGCCTGGGTTTCAAACAATCCACGCCTGAGAAGAAGCCCGCGGCCAAATCCGCGCGCGGAAAGCCCCACACACCCAAAGGTTCCGGAAACCGATCGGATGCGTCGAAAAAGCCCCGCGGACAGCGGCCGCCGGGCAAGGCAACGTCAAGCGAGGAATTCGATCTTGCCCGGGCGTACGCGGCACGCAACGCGCAAGAGCAGCGCGAACGGGCCGAGGCGGAACGCTTGGCGCAAGAACAGGCGCGTTTGAAGCGCGAGGCGCGCGCCAAGCTCAATGCGTTCCTGACCGGCAAAACGTTGAACGACGAAGCGGCGGAGATTGCACGACATTTCGAATATGGCGGCAAGATCAAACGCGTTTACGTCACTGAGAGCCAGCTCAAGGCATTGAATGCCGGCGAGCTCGGCGTCGTGCAGCAGAACGGCCGTTATTTGTTGGTCACTGCGGAGACCCTTTCGGAAGCCGAGAAGATTTTCGCGCAGGCCGTCGCGTTAAAGATCGATCCGGGAGCGCCTACCGAAGACGACCCGTACAGTGATCCCGCCTATCAGGTGCCAGACGATCTGGTCTGGTGA
- the metH gene encoding methionine synthase: MTDLRRQTRLSGLEPLVITPELNFINVGERTNVTGSAQFKKLILEGRLDEAVVVARQQVENGAQIIDVNMDEGLLDSEKAMVEFLNLIAAEPDIARIPVMVDSSKWSVIEAGLKCLQGKGIVNSISMKEGEAEFLRQARLVRRYGAAVVVMAFDEVGQADTAERKIDISARAYALLTEEIGFPPEDIIFDPNCFAIATGIEEHDNYAVDFIEAARELRRRFPLSHISGGVSNVSFSFRGNETVRQAIHVVFLYHAIKAGMDMGIVNAGALPLYDDLDPELRERVEDVVLNRRSDATERLLEIADKFKGKKGEKKVEDLRWRDAPVAARLSHALVHGIDQYVELDTEEARLAATRPLDVIEGPLMDGMNVVGDLFGAGKMFLPQVVKSARVMKKAVAHLLPYIEAEKLRTGDVGKSNGKVVMATVKGDVHDIGKNIVGVVLACNNFEVIDLGVMVPAQTILDRAREENADLIGLSGLITPSLEEMSHVAREMERQSFKIPLLIGGATTSRAHTALKIDPHYTSPTVWVKDASRAVNVAQSLISPELRAPFMAANDADYAEIRQRHRNRGDAKRLVSLEKARAQKFDGGWDAYTPPTPLKPGITVFTDYPLDDLVELIDWGPFFNAWELAGRFPDILDDEIVGAQARELFADAKKMLKRIVEEKWLSANGVIGLFPANAVGDDVVLEDGKTLHFLRQQVDKPVERPDFCLADFVAPADSGKQDWIGAFACTAGIGIEAHVQKFEADHDDYNAILLKSLADRLAETFAERLHQKVRKEYWGYASDENLDSNSLIGEQYQGIRPAPGYPACPEHSEKRSLFDLLDVEANTGMRLTENFAMTPAAAVSGWYFSHPKSQYFVLGRVSKTQVADYAQRKGVSVQQAERWLAANLDYDPE; encoded by the coding sequence ATGACCGATTTGCGCCGGCAGACACGACTGTCGGGTCTCGAGCCGTTGGTGATCACACCGGAGCTCAACTTCATCAACGTCGGTGAGCGCACCAACGTCACCGGCAGTGCGCAGTTCAAGAAACTGATTCTCGAAGGACGTCTGGACGAAGCGGTCGTCGTCGCGCGCCAGCAAGTTGAGAACGGCGCGCAGATCATTGACGTGAACATGGACGAAGGCCTGCTCGATTCCGAGAAAGCGATGGTCGAGTTCTTGAATTTGATCGCCGCCGAACCCGATATCGCGCGCATTCCGGTGATGGTGGATTCGTCCAAATGGAGCGTGATCGAAGCCGGCCTGAAGTGTTTGCAGGGCAAAGGCATTGTCAATTCCATTTCGATGAAGGAAGGCGAAGCGGAATTCTTGCGCCAAGCGCGGCTCGTCCGCCGTTACGGTGCCGCCGTCGTCGTCATGGCCTTTGATGAGGTCGGCCAGGCGGACACCGCGGAACGCAAGATCGATATCTCCGCGCGCGCCTATGCCCTGTTGACCGAAGAGATCGGTTTTCCGCCGGAAGACATCATCTTCGACCCGAACTGTTTCGCGATTGCCACCGGTATCGAAGAACACGACAACTACGCGGTTGACTTCATCGAGGCGGCCAGGGAACTGCGACGCCGCTTCCCGCTGAGTCATATTTCCGGCGGCGTCTCGAATGTGTCCTTTTCCTTCCGCGGCAACGAAACCGTTCGCCAGGCCATTCACGTCGTCTTCCTTTACCACGCCATCAAAGCCGGCATGGACATGGGCATCGTCAACGCGGGCGCCCTGCCCCTTTATGACGACCTTGATCCCGAATTGCGTGAGCGCGTTGAAGATGTGGTGCTGAATCGTCGCAGCGACGCCACCGAACGCTTGCTCGAGATCGCCGACAAGTTCAAAGGCAAGAAAGGCGAAAAGAAGGTCGAAGATTTGCGCTGGCGTGATGCGCCCGTCGCAGCGCGCCTCAGTCACGCCTTGGTGCATGGCATCGATCAATACGTTGAACTGGACACCGAAGAAGCCCGCCTTGCAGCAACGCGTCCGCTGGATGTGATTGAAGGCCCCTTGATGGACGGCATGAACGTGGTCGGCGATTTGTTTGGCGCCGGAAAAATGTTCCTGCCGCAAGTGGTGAAGTCGGCGCGTGTCATGAAAAAAGCCGTGGCGCATCTGCTGCCGTACATCGAAGCCGAGAAGCTGCGGACTGGCGACGTTGGAAAGTCCAACGGCAAGGTGGTCATGGCGACGGTGAAAGGTGATGTGCACGACATCGGCAAGAACATCGTCGGCGTGGTGCTCGCCTGCAACAACTTCGAGGTGATCGACCTTGGGGTGATGGTGCCCGCGCAAACAATTTTGGATCGGGCGCGCGAAGAAAATGCCGATTTGATCGGCCTGTCGGGTTTGATCACGCCCTCGCTGGAAGAGATGAGCCATGTGGCTCGCGAGATGGAACGCCAATCCTTCAAGATTCCGTTGTTGATCGGCGGCGCGACGACCTCGCGCGCCCACACCGCGCTCAAGATCGATCCGCATTACACCTCGCCGACCGTCTGGGTGAAAGACGCCTCGCGCGCCGTGAACGTGGCGCAATCTTTGATTTCGCCGGAACTGCGCGCACCCTTCATGGCGGCGAACGACGCCGACTATGCGGAAATCCGCCAACGCCACCGCAATCGCGGCGACGCAAAGCGATTGGTCTCGCTGGAGAAAGCGCGCGCGCAAAAGTTCGACGGCGGATGGGATGCCTATACGCCGCCGACGCCGTTGAAGCCCGGCATCACGGTCTTCACCGACTATCCGCTCGACGATTTGGTCGAGTTGATCGATTGGGGCCCGTTTTTCAACGCCTGGGAATTGGCTGGCCGCTTCCCGGACATTCTCGACGATGAGATCGTCGGCGCGCAGGCGCGCGAACTGTTTGCGGATGCCAAGAAGATGCTGAAGCGCATCGTCGAAGAAAAATGGCTCTCCGCAAACGGGGTCATCGGGCTGTTTCCCGCCAACGCGGTCGGCGACGACGTCGTACTTGAAGACGGTAAAACCCTGCATTTCCTTCGGCAGCAGGTCGACAAGCCGGTTGAACGTCCTGACTTTTGTCTGGCCGACTTTGTCGCACCCGCGGATTCCGGCAAGCAGGATTGGATCGGCGCCTTCGCCTGCACCGCCGGAATCGGCATCGAAGCGCATGTGCAAAAGTTCGAAGCAGACCACGACGACTACAACGCGATCTTGTTGAAGTCTTTGGCGGACCGGTTGGCGGAGACGTTCGCTGAACGCTTGCATCAAAAGGTCCGCAAGGAATACTGGGGCTACGCATCCGACGAGAACCTGGATAGCAACTCACTGATCGGCGAGCAATACCAAGGCATTCGCCCGGCGCCGGGCTATCCCGCTTGCCCCGAACACAGTGAGAAACGCAGTTTGTTCGACTTGCTCGATGTCGAAGCCAACACCGGCATGCGTTTAACCGAGAATTTCGCGATGACGCCCGCCGCGGCGGTCTCAGGCTGGTATTTCAGCCATCCCAAATCCCAATATTTCGTCTTGGGTCGCGTCTCGAAAACGCAGGTGGCGGACTATGCGCAACGCAAAGGTGTGAGCGTGCAGCAAGCCGAACGTTGGCTCGCTGCAAACCTTGATTACGATCCCGAATAA
- a CDS encoding homocysteine S-methyltransferase family protein produces the protein MSHTLPWLDAARADALCAALASRILVLDGAMGTMIQAHELTEADYRGDRFSDGYDSLFAPDGSHVHGAGCGCEAHDQRGNNDLLTLTRPDIIRDIHLQYLRAGADLIETNTFNSTSVSLADYRLTHLVRELNREGARLAREACAIVEGETPGKPRFVVGVLGPTSKTASLSPDVNRPGYRATSFDALRTAYREAADGLIEGGADILMVETIFDTLNAKAALFAIEEAFDALGKRMPVMISGTITDASGRTLSGQTAEAFWYSLRHAQPLAIGLNCALGAKELRPHVSALAAVADTHISAHPNAGLPNAFGGYDETPEDMAEVVGEFARAGLVNVLGGCCGTSPAHIAAIAAVVDGVAPRKIPRMEAAA, from the coding sequence ATGAGTCACACCCTTCCCTGGCTGGATGCCGCGCGCGCCGACGCCCTTTGCGCTGCCCTGGCGTCTCGAATCCTGGTTTTGGACGGCGCCATGGGCACCATGATTCAAGCGCACGAATTAACCGAAGCCGACTATCGCGGCGACCGCTTTTCGGACGGCTATGACAGTCTGTTTGCTCCGGACGGCAGCCATGTACACGGCGCCGGTTGCGGCTGTGAAGCGCATGACCAACGCGGCAACAATGACTTGTTGACGCTCACCCGACCCGACATCATTCGCGACATCCACTTGCAGTACTTGCGCGCCGGCGCGGATCTCATTGAAACCAACACCTTCAACTCAACCTCGGTGTCGTTGGCCGACTACCGGCTGACGCATTTGGTACGCGAGCTCAATCGTGAAGGCGCGCGCCTTGCGCGTGAAGCGTGTGCGATTGTCGAAGGGGAAACGCCCGGGAAGCCGAGATTCGTGGTCGGGGTTCTTGGACCGACCAGCAAAACCGCATCGCTGTCGCCGGACGTGAACCGGCCCGGCTACCGCGCCACGTCGTTCGACGCATTGCGCACCGCCTATCGGGAGGCCGCCGACGGACTGATTGAAGGCGGTGCCGACATCCTGATGGTGGAGACCATTTTCGACACGCTCAACGCCAAAGCGGCGCTATTCGCCATTGAAGAGGCTTTTGACGCGCTCGGCAAGCGCATGCCGGTCATGATTTCGGGCACCATCACCGATGCATCCGGACGAACCCTCTCAGGCCAAACCGCGGAAGCATTTTGGTATTCATTGCGTCACGCCCAGCCCTTGGCGATCGGCTTGAATTGCGCTTTGGGCGCGAAAGAATTGCGGCCGCACGTGTCCGCACTCGCAGCCGTGGCAGACACCCATATTTCCGCCCACCCGAATGCGGGATTACCCAATGCCTTTGGCGGCTACGACGAAACGCCTGAGGACATGGCCGAAGTCGTAGGCGAGTTTGCACGCGCGGGGCTGGTCAATGTACTCGGCGGCTGTTGCGGGACATCGCCCGCGCACATCGCCGCCATTGCCGCCGTCGTCGACGGTGTCGCGCCCAGAAAAATTCCGCGCATGGAGGCGGCAGCATGA
- a CDS encoding ArsR/SmtB family transcription factor: MDLDTWSNHLKTLADTTRVRLLALLEREELTVAELAAITGLAQPRVSTHLSKLKEFNLVRDRRSGVSAYYRFDEDTLDEAQARLWALLRDSSNDPLLDQDARRLPGVLANRADTQNWADGVAGDMERHYSPGRTWEAMARSALPLLDAGDVLDIASGDGVLAELLAPHAKRYVCLDASRRVVNAAADRLKPFPNVEVREGDMHALPFDAGSFDLVVLMHALTYSRDPATAVKEAARVLRPGGRVLLSSLRKHAHATAVEPFGHLNHGFTSKELRKFMDKAGLNSEGLESVTRERRPPHFEVISLIGHKA; encoded by the coding sequence ATGGATCTCGACACTTGGTCGAACCATCTGAAGACACTCGCCGACACCACACGCGTGCGTTTGCTCGCGCTGCTGGAACGCGAAGAGCTGACGGTCGCCGAACTTGCCGCGATTACCGGTCTTGCCCAGCCACGCGTCTCCACGCATCTGTCCAAGCTGAAAGAGTTCAACTTGGTTCGTGATCGTCGTTCGGGTGTATCCGCCTATTACCGGTTCGACGAAGATACGCTGGATGAGGCACAAGCCAGATTGTGGGCGCTACTGCGTGACAGCAGCAATGACCCGTTGCTGGATCAGGATGCACGACGCCTCCCCGGTGTGTTGGCGAATCGCGCCGATACGCAAAACTGGGCGGATGGTGTCGCCGGTGACATGGAGCGACATTACTCACCGGGTCGCACTTGGGAAGCCATGGCGCGCTCCGCACTGCCGCTGCTGGATGCCGGTGACGTGCTCGACATTGCATCGGGCGACGGCGTGCTGGCCGAGCTGCTTGCCCCCCACGCGAAACGCTACGTCTGTCTAGATGCCAGCCGCCGCGTGGTGAATGCCGCAGCCGACCGATTAAAGCCTTTTCCGAACGTGGAAGTCCGCGAAGGCGATATGCATGCCTTGCCGTTTGACGCGGGCAGCTTCGACTTGGTGGTGCTGATGCACGCACTGACCTATTCGCGTGATCCGGCCACCGCAGTGAAAGAGGCTGCACGCGTACTGCGCCCGGGCGGCCGCGTATTGCTGAGCAGTTTGCGCAAACATGCGCACGCGACCGCCGTTGAACCGTTCGGCCACTTGAACCACGGCTTCACCAGTAAAGAGCTACGCAAATTCATGGATAAAGCCGGACTGAACTCAGAGGGCCTCGAATCCGTCACGCGTGAACGCCGCCCGCCGCATTTTGAAGTCATTTCTTTGATCGGTCACAAGGCATGA